TTGCAGGGAGTCATTGCAAGTCTTCATCAGCAAAACACCTCCCTAGTAGAAGAAAAAACGTCCTTGGAAGCACAAGTGACGTATCTCAAAGAGAAGATCGAGATTTTTAAGCTGAAGTATTTTGGGAAGAAGAGCGAGAAGGTCACCCGCTTGGCACTCGAACAGCTGGGTCTTTTGTTTAATGAGCTGGAGGAAGAAAAGGCCAAAGCTCCATCCGAGCAGGAAGAGCTGATTGACATTCCCGCACACCAGAGAAAAGCCCGTGGGAAGAGAGCCCCGCTTCCCGCAGATCTTCCTCGTAAAGAAGTCGTGATCGATCTTCCGGAGTCAGAAAAAGTTTGCGCCGAAGGAAACCATCCGATGGTTTGCATCGGGGAGGATGTGTCGGAGAAGTTGGAGATCATTCCCGAAGAGATCTACGTTCTTCAAACCAAGCGGAAGAAATATGCCTGTCAGATCTGTCAGGAGGGTGTGAAGACCGCGGCTCTTCCGCCCTCAATCTTGCCCAAGAGTAACTGTGGGGAAGGCCTCTTGGCTTAT
The sequence above is a segment of the Bdellovibrionota bacterium genome. Coding sequences within it:
- a CDS encoding IS66 family transposase, which gives rise to MSLQEIDTHQNVSDLQGVIASLHQQNTSLVEEKTSLEAQVTYLKEKIEIFKLKYFGKKSEKVTRLALEQLGLLFNELEEEKAKAPSEQEELIDIPAHQRKARGKRAPLPADLPRKEVVIDLPESEKVCAEGNHPMVCIGEDVSEKLEIIPEEIYVLQTKRKKYACQICQEGVKTAALPPSILPKSNCGEGLLAYLVTAKYCDHLPLYRLEEKLGRMGVDLPRQTLARWMGEAAQQLTPILNLLQDRILESSYIQMDETRVQVLGEKRKPVLSDKFIWVRRKPGVEPLILYEYDPSRSSEVPKRLLPE